The following coding sequences lie in one uncultured Fibrobacter sp. genomic window:
- a CDS encoding ferredoxin, which translates to MAITKVWLDESSDECVSCGACEATCDAVFEVPEKMKVKEGVDYSAYESEIKDAADSCPAGVIKYE; encoded by the coding sequence ATGGCAATCACGAAAGTTTGGCTGGACGAATCCAGTGACGAATGCGTCTCCTGCGGCGCTTGCGAAGCTACTTGCGACGCAGTGTTCGAAGTTCCTGAAAAGATGAAGGTCAAGGAAGGCGTTGACTATTCCGCTTACGAAAGCGAAATCAAGGACGCTGCTGACAGCTGCCCGGCCGGCGTGATTAAGTACGAATAA
- the argB gene encoding acetylglutamate kinase, producing the protein MKKVVVKIGGSLAIDEAKLADFVSAVSTLPGSGCQVAVVHGGGKDINENIALLKEQPTFIDGLRVTTPGIMKMVEMTLSGHVNKKLVRMLLNNNCNAIGISGVDGNLFQVVKKQGKVDLGLVGEIKQVNPKIVADLWAAGWTPVVSPISIGDGMSWNVNADTAASELAVALEADQFVLVSDVPGVMDENKNVIPELSEADAEKLIEAGVISGGMIPKVRESFKSIRRGLKSIHIVGWKDAEHFGKQINGDLNYGTILR; encoded by the coding sequence ATGAAAAAAGTGGTTGTAAAAATTGGTGGCAGTTTGGCAATCGACGAAGCCAAACTCGCTGATTTTGTGTCGGCAGTCTCTACACTCCCCGGTAGTGGCTGTCAGGTGGCCGTGGTTCACGGTGGTGGCAAGGACATTAACGAAAATATCGCCTTGCTCAAGGAACAACCGACATTCATCGACGGCCTCCGAGTTACGACTCCTGGCATCATGAAGATGGTCGAGATGACTCTCTCTGGCCACGTGAACAAGAAGCTTGTGCGCATGTTGCTGAACAATAACTGCAACGCCATCGGTATTTCCGGCGTAGACGGCAACTTATTCCAGGTAGTCAAGAAGCAGGGCAAGGTGGACCTTGGCCTGGTGGGCGAAATCAAACAGGTCAATCCGAAGATTGTCGCTGACCTGTGGGCTGCCGGTTGGACTCCGGTGGTCAGCCCGATTTCCATTGGTGACGGCATGAGCTGGAACGTGAACGCAGACACCGCTGCAAGCGAACTGGCTGTGGCACTCGAAGCAGACCAGTTCGTGCTGGTGAGCGACGTGCCGGGCGTGATGGACGAAAACAAGAATGTAATTCCCGAACTGAGCGAAGCGGACGCCGAAAAGCTGATTGAAGCTGGCGTCATCTCCGGCGGTATGATTCCCAAAGTCCGCGAGAGTTTCAAGTCGATCCGACGAGGACTCAAGAGCATCCACATCGTGGGTTGGAAGGACGCGGAACACTTTGGCAAACAAATTAATGGAGATTTAAACTATGGCACAATCTTGCGCTAA